A single Agromyces sp. CF514 DNA region contains:
- a CDS encoding acetaldehyde dehydrogenase (acetylating): MTAGVAIIGSGNIGTDLLIKVKRLSSTLRVVAVAGIDEHSDGLARARRLGVATTHEGVDGLLRMPEFADVELVFDATSAGAHARNDALVRDAGRIMVDLTPAAIGPYVVPVVNLEAHLDATNVNMVTCGGQATVPMVAAVSRVAPVAYAEIVASIASKSAGPGTRANIDEFTETTSRAIEAIGGAERGKAIIVLNPADPPLIMRDTVFCLVERGAADLDRDAVRASVDAMLADVQGYVGGYRLKQQVQFEAVDEAYVPALDRAFHGTKVTVLLEVAGAGHYLPEYAGNLDIMTSAALRTAERLVAARLDSAAQPAATRPASAQPAATPTGATA; encoded by the coding sequence ATGACCGCGGGCGTCGCCATCATCGGCTCGGGCAACATCGGCACCGACCTGCTCATCAAGGTCAAGCGGCTCTCGAGCACGCTCCGCGTGGTCGCCGTGGCCGGCATCGACGAGCACTCCGACGGGCTCGCGCGTGCACGCCGCCTCGGCGTCGCGACCACGCACGAGGGCGTCGACGGGCTGCTGCGCATGCCCGAGTTCGCCGACGTCGAGCTCGTGTTCGACGCGACCTCTGCGGGCGCGCACGCCCGCAACGACGCGCTCGTGCGCGACGCCGGCCGCATCATGGTCGACCTGACGCCCGCCGCGATCGGCCCCTACGTCGTGCCGGTCGTGAACCTCGAGGCGCACCTCGACGCCACGAACGTGAACATGGTCACCTGCGGCGGCCAGGCCACCGTGCCCATGGTGGCCGCAGTGTCGCGCGTCGCGCCCGTCGCCTACGCCGAGATCGTGGCCTCGATCGCCTCGAAGTCGGCGGGGCCGGGCACCCGCGCGAACATCGATGAGTTCACCGAGACGACCTCGCGCGCGATCGAGGCGATCGGCGGCGCCGAGCGCGGCAAGGCGATCATCGTGCTGAACCCGGCCGACCCACCGCTGATCATGCGCGACACCGTCTTCTGCCTCGTCGAGCGCGGGGCCGCCGATCTCGATCGGGACGCCGTGCGCGCCTCGGTCGACGCGATGCTGGCCGACGTGCAGGGCTACGTGGGCGGCTACCGGCTGAAGCAGCAGGTGCAGTTCGAGGCCGTCGACGAGGCCTACGTGCCCGCCCTCGACCGCGCGTTCCACGGCACGAAGGTGACCGTGCTCCTCGAGGTGGCCGGCGCGGGCCACTACCTGCCCGAGTACGCCGGCAACCTCGACATCATGACGAGTGCCGCCCTGCGCACGGCCGAGCGGCTCGTCGCGGCACGTCTCGACTCCGCCGCGCAGCCTGCCGCAACCCGGCCTGCCTCCGCGCAGCCTGCCGCCACCCCCACGGGAGCCACCGCATGA
- a CDS encoding 2-keto-4-pentenoate hydratase, translated as MSGQSSPAWPGEGPEADAAATDTTTVQAAVRAADERLRLAAASGTACAPVRDLIGDADQDAAYAVQTLGIERRLAEGRRIVGRKIGLTSPAVQAQFGVFTPDYGVLLDDMVFADREPIDLSRFLQPRVEAEVAFVLGRDLDSPTTHVADVIRATEFVLPAIEVVDSRIAGWDIRIADTVADNASSGAVVLGTTPRSLDGLDLAAVGMSLEQGGDAVSTGSGVACLGSPVIAVAWLARAVARHGRPLRAGEVILSGALGPMVAASAGVYRARLDGLGDVHADFIGAVAGARTGTVTEGAAA; from the coding sequence GTGAGCGGCCAGAGCTCCCCGGCGTGGCCGGGCGAAGGCCCCGAAGCGGATGCCGCGGCAACCGACACGACGACGGTGCAGGCCGCGGTGCGGGCGGCCGACGAACGGCTCCGGCTCGCCGCGGCATCCGGAACCGCGTGCGCCCCGGTGCGCGACCTCATCGGCGACGCCGACCAGGATGCCGCGTACGCGGTGCAGACGCTGGGCATCGAGCGACGCCTCGCCGAGGGGCGACGCATCGTCGGCCGCAAGATCGGCCTCACCTCGCCGGCCGTGCAGGCGCAGTTCGGCGTGTTCACGCCCGACTACGGCGTACTGCTCGACGACATGGTGTTCGCCGACCGCGAGCCGATCGACCTGTCGCGGTTCCTCCAGCCGCGCGTCGAGGCCGAGGTGGCCTTCGTGCTCGGGCGCGACCTCGACTCCCCCACGACCCATGTCGCCGACGTGATCCGCGCGACCGAGTTCGTGCTGCCCGCGATCGAGGTCGTCGACTCGCGCATCGCCGGCTGGGACATCCGCATCGCCGACACCGTCGCCGACAACGCCTCGAGCGGCGCCGTCGTGCTCGGCACCACGCCGCGCTCGCTCGACGGCCTCGACCTCGCCGCGGTCGGCATGAGCCTCGAACAGGGCGGCGACGCGGTCTCGACCGGGTCGGGCGTCGCCTGCCTCGGCAGCCCGGTGATCGCCGTCGCGTGGCTGGCCCGCGCGGTCGCCCGCCACGGGCGCCCGCTGCGCGCGGGCGAGGTGATCCTCTCGGGCGCACTCGGGCCGATGGTCGCCGCGAGCGCCGGCGTGTACCGCGCCCGCCTCGACGGTCTCGGCGACGTGCACGCCGACTTCATCGGCGCCGTCGCGGGCGCACGCACGGGCACCGTCACGGAAGGAGCCGCCGCATGA
- a CDS encoding 2-hydroxymuconic semialdehyde dehydrogenase, whose product MTTRTTSLPDTAPLPSSTRQLRNFIGGEPVDGVRTFAKIAPTDGSLVAEVHEAGREQVDRAVASARAALEGPWGRMTVGERANIMRRIADGIERRFDDLVAAEVGDTGKPEALARDLDVARAAANFRAFADIVSAAGLDSYLTEFPDGRRALNYAVRKPLGVVAVIVPWNLPLLLLTWKLAPALASGNAVVVKPSEETPSSATLLAEILVEAGLPAGVVNVVHGFGPDSAGEFLTTHPGIDGVTFTGESSTGSAIMRAVAPRVRPVSFELGGKNAAVVFADADLDAAIAGLARSTYLNTGQVCLCTERIYVERSVFADVAAGLTEQAARLRLGRPENPATTTGPLISKQHREKVLSYFELARKEGATVLAGGGVPTLGDGLDAGSWIEPTLLTGLDNSHRTVREEIFGPVATLIPFDSEDEAIALANDTDFGLAAVTWTRDLSRGHRVAQRMRVGMSWVNTWYLRDLRSPFGGVGLSGIGREGGHHSLEFYTEPTNVCVAL is encoded by the coding sequence ATGACCACCCGGACGACGTCGCTGCCCGACACGGCCCCCTTGCCCTCGTCGACGCGGCAGCTGCGCAACTTCATCGGCGGCGAACCCGTCGACGGCGTGCGCACCTTCGCGAAGATCGCCCCGACCGACGGCTCGCTCGTCGCCGAGGTGCACGAGGCGGGCCGGGAGCAGGTCGACCGAGCCGTCGCCTCGGCCCGCGCCGCACTCGAAGGCCCGTGGGGGCGCATGACGGTCGGCGAGCGCGCGAACATCATGCGGCGCATCGCCGACGGCATAGAGCGTCGGTTCGACGACCTCGTCGCAGCCGAGGTCGGCGACACGGGCAAGCCAGAGGCGCTGGCGCGCGACCTCGACGTCGCGAGGGCCGCCGCGAACTTCCGCGCGTTCGCCGACATCGTCTCGGCCGCCGGACTCGACTCCTACCTGACCGAGTTCCCCGACGGGCGCCGCGCGCTGAACTACGCCGTGCGCAAGCCGCTCGGCGTGGTCGCCGTGATCGTCCCGTGGAACCTGCCGCTGCTGCTGCTCACGTGGAAGCTCGCACCGGCTCTCGCCTCGGGCAACGCCGTCGTCGTGAAGCCCTCGGAGGAGACGCCCTCGTCGGCTACCCTGCTCGCCGAGATCCTGGTCGAGGCCGGCCTGCCCGCGGGCGTGGTCAACGTCGTGCACGGATTCGGACCCGACTCCGCGGGCGAGTTCCTCACGACGCATCCGGGCATCGACGGGGTCACGTTCACTGGCGAGTCCTCGACCGGCTCCGCGATCATGCGCGCGGTGGCCCCGCGCGTGCGGCCCGTGTCGTTCGAGCTCGGCGGCAAGAACGCCGCCGTCGTCTTCGCCGACGCCGACCTCGACGCGGCGATCGCCGGCCTCGCACGCTCGACCTACCTGAACACCGGGCAGGTGTGCCTCTGCACCGAGCGCATCTACGTCGAGCGCTCGGTCTTCGCCGACGTCGCGGCCGGACTCACCGAGCAGGCCGCGCGACTGCGCCTCGGGCGGCCCGAGAACCCCGCGACCACGACCGGCCCGCTCATCTCGAAGCAGCACCGCGAGAAGGTGCTCTCGTACTTCGAGCTCGCCCGCAAGGAGGGCGCGACCGTGCTCGCGGGCGGCGGCGTGCCGACCCTCGGCGACGGGCTCGACGCGGGCTCGTGGATCGAGCCGACGCTCCTGACCGGCCTCGACAACTCCCACCGCACGGTACGCGAGGAGATCTTCGGCCCGGTCGCGACGCTGATCCCGTTCGACTCCGAAGACGAGGCGATCGCCCTCGCGAACGACACCGACTTCGGCCTCGCCGCCGTGACCTGGACCCGCGACCTCTCGCGCGGCCACCGGGTCGCGCAGCGCATGCGGGTCGGCATGTCGTGGGTCAACACCTGGTACCTGCGCGACCTGCGCAGCCCGTTCGGCGGCGTCGGCCTCTCGGGCATCGGCCGCGAGGGCGGCCACCACTCGCTCGAGTTCTACACCGAGCCCACGAACGTGTGCGTGGCGCTGTGA
- a CDS encoding LysR substrate-binding domain-containing protein, translating to MSTDRLLDGRLKIRHLVLVTAIADEGTLVRAAESLHITQPVVTRGLREVEDLLGVQLFERLPRGVVPTQYGRPFIERARSVLAELRTASEEVRLLQTGRLGTVTVGTHLAGSNLLLPRAIAGLKAEHPRLTVVVREGTPDMLQQLLLAGDLDLTVGRLSSTVPVRLEQERLHQEPIRLVARAGHPVHDGSRTALADLISYPWIFPVAQTALRAELEAVFFHEGLPLPADRVECTSMLTLRNLLVSTDVIAALPMFIAVDDRELRILPTPLSSIRRSVGVTMLKDRAPSAAAAALLTHLREEGALLAALERDYAQSEPFPLG from the coding sequence GTGAGCACCGACCGACTCCTCGATGGACGACTGAAGATCCGGCACCTCGTGCTCGTCACGGCCATCGCCGACGAGGGCACCCTGGTCCGCGCCGCCGAATCGCTGCACATCACGCAGCCCGTCGTCACGCGCGGACTCCGCGAGGTCGAGGACCTGCTCGGCGTGCAGTTGTTCGAGCGCCTGCCCCGCGGCGTCGTGCCGACGCAGTACGGCCGCCCGTTCATCGAGCGCGCGCGCTCGGTGCTCGCCGAGCTGCGCACCGCGAGCGAGGAGGTGCGGCTGCTGCAGACCGGCCGCCTCGGCACGGTCACGGTCGGCACGCACCTCGCCGGCTCGAACCTGCTGCTGCCCCGCGCCATCGCGGGCCTCAAGGCCGAGCACCCGCGGCTCACCGTGGTCGTGCGCGAGGGCACGCCCGACATGCTCCAGCAGCTCCTGCTCGCGGGCGACCTCGACCTCACGGTCGGCCGCCTCTCGTCGACCGTGCCGGTCAGGCTCGAACAGGAGCGACTGCACCAGGAGCCGATCCGACTCGTGGCGCGAGCCGGCCACCCGGTCCACGACGGATCGCGCACCGCGCTCGCCGACCTGATCTCGTATCCCTGGATCTTCCCGGTCGCCCAGACCGCGCTCCGCGCCGAGCTCGAGGCCGTCTTCTTCCACGAGGGCCTGCCGCTGCCCGCCGACCGCGTGGAGTGCACGTCGATGCTGACGCTCCGCAACCTGCTCGTGTCGACCGACGTCATCGCGGCGCTGCCGATGTTCATCGCGGTCGACGACCGGGAGCTGCGGATCCTGCCGACCCCGCTCAGCTCGATCCGCCGATCGGTGGGCGTCACGATGCTCAAGGACCGGGCGCCTTCGGCCGCTGCCGCTGCGCTGCTCACGCACCTGCGCGAGGAGGGGGCGCTGCTCGCCGCCCTCGAGCGCGACTACGCCCAGTCGGAGCCGTTCCCGCTCGGCTGA
- a CDS encoding LVIVD repeat-containing protein: MAGSPYVPDAKKYRPEDFVRVAGEPADPDPASWGMQPDGTFLPPAHTPSVPRDVFVDWPGQLDYRDPETYALNAKAEAFYPIVVNTSHSWQCIYDWDGTRYMLHYGGGNHWKLYDITDPRNLTIVDEEQWGWGDPRPQFGATTVQWNEKLGKHLAIQASETPRYFLKGRVANKWIDDTVEGQLKEWEGLRGFRTFEMNGPSPRDWTLINETSTDPNHGPDEIQEGNGVLDLPVYYGDKYLFVATAPDNTFTNQPYKTTLWAAGHAAYDVSDPSKPELLSTWWVPGTREGEEADSEYLAGNDRWNNKTSWFGSRMGVFMPRSVESGYRYAYAAQGGQGFFVLDVSDPANIHHVGWCALPSSVAGTEGDNVDTTQVEETGYVYVSGYPMNTDCYEPAKEIYQIDVSDPTQPVLVRTLPRPLPPAEAKFTDWAQRRGSFGPKRSGYFTNTGTPHGGVIPYAFYAAGVQIFDVRDPEDPKVGAYFVPPMGLKDDDDLAAPVHGVFVEWDRNLIWVFANHGIYAVSTPLLGEPVVGLPGGDSAADASAPAAG, encoded by the coding sequence ATGGCCGGCTCTCCCTACGTACCCGACGCGAAGAAGTACCGCCCCGAGGACTTCGTGCGCGTGGCCGGCGAGCCGGCCGATCCCGACCCCGCGAGCTGGGGCATGCAGCCCGACGGCACGTTCCTGCCGCCAGCGCACACTCCGTCGGTACCGCGCGACGTGTTCGTCGACTGGCCCGGCCAGCTCGACTACCGCGACCCCGAGACCTACGCGCTGAACGCGAAGGCCGAGGCGTTCTACCCGATCGTCGTGAACACGAGCCACTCCTGGCAGTGCATCTACGACTGGGACGGCACGCGCTACATGCTGCACTACGGCGGCGGCAACCACTGGAAGCTCTACGACATCACCGACCCGCGCAACCTCACGATCGTCGACGAGGAGCAGTGGGGCTGGGGCGACCCGCGCCCCCAGTTCGGCGCGACCACCGTGCAGTGGAACGAGAAGCTCGGCAAGCACCTCGCGATCCAGGCGAGCGAGACGCCCCGCTACTTCCTCAAGGGCCGGGTCGCCAACAAGTGGATCGACGACACCGTCGAGGGGCAGCTGAAGGAGTGGGAGGGCCTCCGCGGCTTCCGCACCTTCGAGATGAACGGCCCGAGCCCGCGCGACTGGACCCTGATCAACGAGACCTCCACCGACCCGAACCACGGCCCCGACGAGATCCAGGAGGGCAACGGCGTCCTCGACCTGCCCGTGTACTACGGCGACAAGTACCTCTTCGTCGCGACCGCGCCGGACAACACCTTCACCAACCAGCCCTACAAGACGACCCTCTGGGCCGCCGGCCACGCCGCCTACGACGTCTCCGACCCGTCGAAGCCCGAGTTGCTCTCGACGTGGTGGGTGCCCGGCACCCGCGAGGGCGAGGAGGCCGACTCCGAGTACCTCGCCGGCAACGACCGCTGGAACAACAAGACCTCCTGGTTCGGTTCGCGCATGGGCGTGTTCATGCCGCGCTCGGTCGAGTCGGGCTACCGCTACGCGTACGCCGCCCAGGGCGGTCAGGGCTTCTTCGTGCTCGACGTCTCGGACCCCGCGAACATCCACCACGTCGGATGGTGCGCGCTGCCGTCGAGCGTCGCGGGCACCGAGGGCGACAACGTCGACACCACCCAGGTCGAAGAGACCGGCTACGTCTACGTCTCGGGCTACCCGATGAACACCGACTGCTACGAGCCGGCCAAGGAGATCTACCAGATCGACGTGAGCGACCCGACGCAGCCCGTGCTCGTGCGCACCCTGCCGCGGCCCCTGCCGCCGGCCGAGGCGAAGTTCACCGACTGGGCGCAGCGCCGCGGCTCGTTCGGGCCGAAGCGCTCGGGCTACTTCACGAACACCGGCACGCCGCACGGCGGGGTCATCCCGTACGCGTTCTACGCGGCGGGCGTGCAGATCTTCGACGTGCGCGACCCTGAGGACCCGAAGGTCGGCGCCTACTTCGTGCCGCCCATGGGCCTGAAGGACGACGACGACCTCGCCGCCCCCGTGCACGGCGTGTTCGTCGAGTGGGACCGCAACCTGATCTGGGTGTTCGCCAACCACGGCATCTACGCGGTCTCGACCCCGCTGCTCGGCGAACCCGTCGTCGGCCTCCCCGGCGGCGACAGCGCGGCGGATGCCTCGGCACCCGCCGCGGGCTGA
- a CDS encoding DHA2 family efflux MFS transporter permease subunit, translating to MNRIARPWPALWALVIGFFMILVDTTIVSIANPSIMADLHTDLTSVIWVTSAYLLGYAVPLLITGRLGDRFGPKRVYLAGLVVFTLASLWCGLSGEISMLIAARAVQGVGAALMTPQTMAVIARIFPPNQRGAAMGLWGSVAGVATLVGPILGGLLVDSLGWQWVFFVNVPVGVVAFVAAWRLVPDLETHAHRFDWLGVVLSAIGMFLVVFGIQEGETYDWGTIVGPITVWGLIVTGLVVLAGFVVWQAFNRAEPLLPLGLFRDRNFALSNVAISLVGLAMTAMPLPLAYYFQVARGLTPTQAALMFVPMAVVSGLLSPLVGRFSDRIDAKWVALAGLSLSALALAGYAALLHPDVAYWALLLPSAVLGLGISGVFAPLASTATRNLPPARAGAGSGVYTMTRQVGSVLGSAAIAALMSFTLAVQLPGVDAEAARPGAGAALPAEVAEGFSTAMGQSLWLAVAGFAVCAVVVACFAKARVTVAWGAPGPDAPAADARSTSAAEA from the coding sequence GTGAACCGGATCGCCAGACCCTGGCCCGCCCTCTGGGCGCTGGTCATCGGCTTCTTCATGATCCTCGTCGACACGACCATCGTGTCGATCGCGAACCCGTCGATCATGGCCGACCTCCACACCGACCTCACGTCGGTGATCTGGGTGACGAGCGCGTACCTGCTCGGCTACGCCGTGCCGCTGCTCATCACGGGCAGGCTGGGCGACCGCTTCGGTCCGAAGCGCGTCTACCTGGCGGGGCTCGTGGTGTTCACGCTCGCGTCGCTCTGGTGCGGGCTCTCCGGCGAGATCTCGATGCTCATCGCCGCGCGTGCCGTGCAGGGCGTCGGTGCGGCGCTGATGACACCGCAGACGATGGCCGTGATCGCCCGCATCTTCCCGCCCAACCAGCGGGGCGCGGCGATGGGACTGTGGGGCTCGGTCGCGGGCGTCGCGACCCTCGTCGGCCCGATCCTCGGAGGCCTGCTCGTCGACTCGCTCGGCTGGCAGTGGGTGTTCTTCGTGAACGTGCCCGTCGGCGTGGTCGCGTTCGTCGCGGCGTGGCGGCTGGTGCCGGACCTCGAGACGCACGCGCACCGCTTCGACTGGCTCGGCGTCGTGCTGAGCGCAATCGGCATGTTCCTCGTCGTGTTCGGCATCCAGGAGGGCGAGACCTACGACTGGGGCACGATCGTCGGGCCGATCACGGTCTGGGGCCTCATCGTCACGGGCCTCGTGGTGCTCGCCGGATTCGTGGTCTGGCAGGCGTTCAACCGGGCCGAGCCGCTGCTGCCGCTCGGGCTGTTCCGCGACCGCAACTTCGCGCTGTCGAACGTCGCGATCTCGCTCGTCGGCCTCGCGATGACCGCCATGCCGTTGCCGCTCGCCTATTACTTCCAGGTGGCGCGCGGGCTGACCCCGACGCAGGCGGCGCTCATGTTCGTGCCGATGGCCGTCGTCTCGGGCCTGCTCTCGCCGCTCGTCGGTCGGTTCAGCGACCGCATCGACGCGAAGTGGGTCGCGCTCGCGGGCCTGTCGCTCTCGGCGCTCGCACTCGCCGGCTACGCCGCGCTGCTGCATCCGGATGTCGCGTACTGGGCGCTGCTGCTGCCATCGGCGGTGCTCGGCCTCGGCATCTCGGGCGTCTTCGCCCCGCTCGCATCGACGGCGACCCGCAACCTGCCCCCGGCCCGTGCCGGCGCCGGATCGGGCGTCTACACGATGACGAGGCAGGTCGGGTCGGTCCTCGGCTCGGCGGCGATCGCGGCGCTCATGAGCTTCACGCTCGCGGTGCAGCTGCCGGGCGTCGACGCCGAGGCCGCTCGCCCGGGCGCCGGCGCGGCCCTGCCCGCCGAGGTCGCCGAGGGCTTCTCGACGGCCATGGGGCAGTCGCTGTGGCTCGCCGTCGCCGGCTTCGCGGTCTGCGCCGTCGTGGTGGCGTGCTTCGCCAAGGCGCGGGTCACCGTCGCCTGGGGGGCGCCAGGGCCGGACGCGCCTGCCGCGGATGCCCGCTCGACCTCGGCGGCCGAGGCCTGA
- a CDS encoding ABC transporter ATP-binding protein: MTSASGGGRLVVDGLEKHYELDGTEVPVVKGVTFTIEPGTFTSLLGPSGCGKTTTLRCVAGLENSNGGEISLDGKVLSTGSRHVPPDQRDVGMVFQNYAIWPHMTVFANAVFPLQVSAGKLPKKEARQRAMEALELVQLDGFADRPATALSGGQQQRLALARALAHRPRLLLLDEPLSNLDAKLRDTMRNELRSLQQRLGITALYVTHDQSEALSMSDRVAVMNQGRIVQEATPRDLYFKPADRFVADFVGRVNMIPAVVRDRTAAGEAVVEAFGTRLVTPCPAEISKGSDVTVTFRPESVRWHETSPDRPNVLPARVVRVEFLGEIVEVEVEVLHGETVVGTLVARGAPLSSPANGSTVFIELAPHACRVLAA; this comes from the coding sequence ATGACTTCAGCAAGCGGCGGCGGCCGGCTCGTCGTCGACGGCCTCGAGAAGCACTACGAGCTCGACGGCACCGAGGTTCCGGTCGTGAAGGGCGTGACCTTCACCATCGAGCCGGGCACGTTCACCTCGCTCCTCGGCCCGTCGGGCTGCGGCAAGACGACCACCCTGCGCTGCGTCGCCGGACTCGAGAACAGCAACGGCGGCGAGATCTCGCTCGACGGCAAGGTGCTCTCGACCGGCAGCCGGCACGTTCCGCCCGACCAGCGCGACGTCGGCATGGTCTTCCAGAACTACGCCATCTGGCCGCACATGACCGTGTTCGCCAACGCGGTGTTCCCGCTGCAGGTCTCGGCCGGCAAGCTGCCCAAGAAGGAGGCGAGGCAGCGGGCCATGGAGGCGCTCGAGCTCGTGCAGCTCGACGGATTCGCCGACCGGCCGGCCACCGCGCTCTCGGGCGGGCAGCAGCAGCGGCTCGCCCTCGCCAGGGCGCTCGCGCACCGGCCGCGCCTGCTGCTGCTCGACGAGCCGCTCTCGAACCTCGACGCGAAGCTGCGCGACACCATGCGCAACGAGCTGCGCTCGCTGCAGCAGCGCCTCGGCATCACGGCCCTCTACGTGACGCACGACCAGTCGGAGGCGCTGTCGATGTCCGACCGTGTCGCCGTCATGAACCAGGGCCGGATCGTGCAGGAGGCCACGCCGCGCGACCTCTACTTCAAGCCGGCCGATCGATTCGTCGCCGACTTCGTCGGGCGGGTCAACATGATCCCCGCCGTCGTGCGCGATCGCACCGCAGCGGGCGAGGCCGTCGTCGAGGCGTTCGGCACCCGGTTGGTCACCCCGTGCCCGGCCGAGATCTCGAAGGGCTCGGACGTCACCGTGACCTTCCGCCCCGAGAGCGTTCGCTGGCACGAGACCTCGCCCGACCGACCCAACGTGCTGCCCGCCCGCGTCGTGCGGGTCGAGTTCCTCGGCGAGATCGTCGAGGTCGAGGTCGAGGTGCTGCACGGCGAGACCGTCGTCGGCACCCTCGTCGCCCGCGGCGCGCCGCTGAGCTCGCCCGCCAACGGCAGCACCGTCTTCATCGAACTCGCGCCGCACGCCTGCCGCGTGCTCGCGGCCTAG
- a CDS encoding ABC transporter substrate-binding protein, with the protein MKSPTARNGMVALAAAGMLLLSSCSSEGSAASGAIEPTGDVELAACDAVEVGAVTRCENFYDDYWPVISEQMDALYETAKQTDGGRVVIWDWYELSPDVIAEFNSVYPDLKIETRGLTYNLSSAIISAKATGSRNTDVISGSLVSAATMTDEGYWADVDWTKFGVPEEYFTIGAPEMLPDSVNGSLMQVNTDKAEAPATLDGLLDPQYEGKVSVASYNANVFAGYGMDQGEDAMTGLIGDLKSSGNLQVLEDQDSPLSSGDVPIALGQTLFNPNPSLSVSPYEDAGVFAQFSGVNVDAKNPAGGMLWSLWNAYNPDWLELRMTDERFSTTQVPYPGLPTSLFDSATGLMKTNADALLAGLQGGAITETVETRDDWIAMINAADAALNG; encoded by the coding sequence ATGAAATCACCCACAGCACGGAACGGAATGGTGGCCCTCGCGGCCGCGGGCATGCTGCTGCTCAGCTCCTGCAGTTCGGAGGGTTCGGCTGCGTCGGGCGCCATCGAGCCGACGGGCGACGTCGAGCTCGCCGCCTGCGACGCGGTCGAGGTCGGCGCCGTCACCCGCTGCGAGAACTTCTACGACGACTACTGGCCGGTCATCTCCGAGCAGATGGACGCCCTCTACGAGACGGCCAAGCAGACCGACGGCGGCCGCGTGGTCATCTGGGACTGGTACGAGCTGTCGCCCGACGTCATCGCCGAGTTCAACTCGGTCTACCCCGACCTGAAGATCGAGACGCGCGGCCTCACCTACAACCTGTCGTCGGCGATCATCTCGGCCAAGGCGACGGGTTCGCGCAACACCGACGTCATCTCGGGCTCGCTCGTCTCGGCGGCGACCATGACCGACGAGGGCTACTGGGCCGACGTCGACTGGACGAAGTTCGGCGTGCCCGAGGAGTACTTCACGATCGGCGCACCCGAGATGCTGCCGGACAGCGTCAACGGCTCGCTCATGCAGGTCAACACCGACAAGGCCGAGGCTCCGGCCACGCTCGACGGCCTGCTCGACCCGCAGTACGAGGGCAAGGTCTCGGTCGCGAGCTACAACGCGAACGTGTTCGCCGGGTACGGCATGGACCAGGGCGAAGACGCGATGACCGGCCTCATCGGCGACCTGAAGTCGTCGGGCAACCTCCAGGTGCTCGAGGACCAGGACTCGCCGCTCTCGAGCGGCGACGTGCCCATCGCGCTCGGCCAGACCCTGTTCAACCCGAACCCGAGCCTGTCGGTGTCGCCGTACGAGGACGCCGGCGTGTTCGCCCAGTTCTCGGGCGTCAACGTCGACGCGAAGAACCCGGCCGGCGGCATGCTGTGGTCGCTCTGGAACGCGTACAACCCCGACTGGCTCGAACTGCGCATGACCGACGAGCGCTTCTCGACGACGCAGGTGCCCTATCCCGGCCTGCCGACCTCGCTGTTCGACTCGGCCACCGGTCTCATGAAGACGAACGCCGACGCGCTGCTCGCGGGCCTGCAGGGCGGGGCCATCACCGAGACCGTCGAAACCCGCGATGACTGGATCGCGATGATCAACGCCGCCGACGCGGCACTGAACGGATAG